Proteins co-encoded in one Klebsiella sp. RIT-PI-d genomic window:
- a CDS encoding glutathione S-transferase family protein, which yields MLKVHHLNQSRSQRVLWALEELEQPYELVRYQREKTMLAPAALKKVHPLGKSPVLDDDGLIIAESGAILEYLEEYYDPTHQLQPQDKEQKLQYRFWLHYAEGSLMPLLLMKLVFTQLGKPPVPFGLRTVGKALGQGVQKAFLNRQIETHARFIESELAHKPWFAGDTLSMADVQMSFPIFALLSRGGIDNLPNLQAWKKRVEMRPAWKRAIEKGGPFSLPGDR from the coding sequence ATGCTGAAGGTGCATCATCTTAATCAATCACGCTCGCAGCGTGTACTCTGGGCACTCGAAGAATTAGAACAGCCCTATGAGTTAGTGCGCTACCAGCGCGAGAAAACCATGCTGGCTCCGGCAGCACTCAAGAAGGTTCACCCGCTCGGAAAATCCCCGGTACTGGATGATGACGGACTCATTATTGCCGAATCGGGCGCGATTCTGGAGTATCTCGAAGAGTATTACGATCCGACGCACCAGCTACAACCGCAGGATAAAGAGCAGAAATTACAGTACCGCTTCTGGCTTCATTATGCGGAAGGATCGCTCATGCCGCTGTTATTAATGAAACTGGTGTTTACCCAGCTCGGTAAACCGCCGGTGCCGTTTGGATTGCGCACGGTGGGCAAGGCATTAGGGCAGGGCGTACAGAAAGCGTTTCTGAATCGGCAAATTGAAACCCATGCACGTTTTATTGAGTCTGAACTTGCGCATAAACCGTGGTTTGCGGGCGATACGCTGAGTATGGCGGACGTGCAGATGAGTTTCCCGATTTTTGCTCTGCTTTCACGCGGCGGTATTGATAACTTGCCGAATCTGCAAGCCTGGAAAAAGCGTGTTGAAATGCGTCCGGCCTGGAAACGTGCCATTGAAAAAGGCGGGCCGTTCTCTCTGCCAGGCGATCGTTAA
- a CDS encoding type IV toxin-antitoxin system AbiEi family antitoxin yields MKHYSHRSGFEFERQMLDALVEALAEAFGPEASVSDASYELHGVELDGMIKIETPGKTLYVFVEIKKKVYPRDLRNAVYQLQRSIQEIHHCHEAIGLLAAGVLSPGAKQELKEQNIASFELGGSLYLKHDGWFINIEKPSHRSKKNTQDIDLFTEARESVIHALLKNSHGWLTGTELAEQAETSSYTCSLVLKELTLREWVESTGGGPNKRRMLTRPGKLLDAWSEQWKKRKDKKSKWYTFVENPEHLLTHLAERIDRQNVDYPWALTGAAAANVYTPLLTSTEGAEIIVPKGYTERMANLLDLKPVSKGANVTLIEREPASLLYRDMHLGDSVFFASPYILYLDLLDGRGRNKELADHLRKRLESLWQQD; encoded by the coding sequence ATGAAGCATTACTCACATCGTTCAGGGTTTGAATTTGAAAGGCAGATGCTGGATGCGCTGGTGGAGGCTCTTGCTGAGGCATTTGGCCCCGAAGCCTCAGTGAGTGATGCTTCATATGAGCTTCATGGGGTAGAGCTTGATGGCATGATCAAGATTGAGACTCCGGGTAAAACCCTATACGTTTTCGTTGAGATCAAAAAGAAGGTTTACCCAAGAGACTTAAGGAATGCTGTTTACCAGCTCCAGAGAAGCATACAAGAAATTCATCATTGTCATGAAGCTATTGGACTGCTCGCGGCAGGCGTATTGAGTCCAGGCGCTAAGCAGGAGCTTAAGGAACAGAATATCGCCTCATTCGAGCTGGGGGGCAGCCTTTATCTAAAGCACGATGGCTGGTTCATCAATATTGAAAAGCCTTCTCATCGTTCTAAAAAGAACACACAGGACATTGACCTTTTCACTGAGGCTCGTGAAAGTGTCATCCATGCGCTTTTGAAGAATAGTCATGGGTGGCTAACTGGTACAGAGTTAGCAGAACAAGCTGAGACTTCCTCGTATACCTGCTCTCTCGTATTGAAGGAGTTGACGTTGCGTGAGTGGGTGGAGTCTACTGGTGGAGGGCCGAACAAGCGCAGAATGCTTACTCGCCCTGGTAAGCTTTTGGACGCCTGGTCTGAACAATGGAAGAAGCGCAAAGACAAGAAGTCGAAGTGGTACACCTTTGTCGAAAATCCCGAGCATCTGCTAACTCACCTTGCGGAACGGATAGATCGTCAGAATGTGGATTACCCGTGGGCGTTGACAGGCGCTGCGGCGGCTAATGTTTACACTCCATTGCTGACCAGTACTGAAGGGGCAGAGATCATAGTACCCAAGGGCTACACAGAGAGGATGGCTAACCTGCTAGACCTGAAACCCGTCAGTAAAGGGGCGAACGTTACGCTCATTGAACGCGAACCTGCGAGCTTACTTTACCGGGATATGCATCTGGGGGACTCTGTCTTTTTCGCAAGCCCTTACATTCTTTATCTGGACTTACTGGATGGGCGAGGCCGCAACAAAGAATTAGCTGACCATCTTAGAAAACGTTTGGAGTCATTATGGCAACAGGACTGA
- a CDS encoding YjcB family protein, giving the protein MATITTSVMLMRWPLVSAGLMFLASTLNIQFRKSDYVGLAVISTLLGMIAAFWFAMNLLGISMVDISAILHNAKGVMVETMGQLPPEWPVVVT; this is encoded by the coding sequence ATGGCGACCATAACTACCAGCGTCATGTTGATGCGCTGGCCGCTGGTAAGCGCCGGGCTGATGTTTTTAGCCAGCACATTAAACATTCAGTTTCGCAAAAGCGATTATGTTGGGTTAGCAGTCATTAGCACGCTTCTGGGCATGATTGCTGCCTTCTGGTTCGCGATGAACCTGCTGGGGATCTCAATGGTGGATATTTCTGCCATTTTGCATAACGCCAAAGGGGTGATGGTTGAAACGATGGGACAGTTGCCGCCAGAGTGGCCTGTCGTTGTGACGTAA
- the soxS gene encoding superoxide response transcriptional regulator SoxS, with protein sequence MSHREIVQTLIEWIDDHIDQPLNIDIVARKSGYSKWYLQRMFRAVMHQTLGDYIRQRRLRLAAEALRTTQRPIFDIAMDLGYVSQQTFSRVFRREFDRTPTDYRHQISA encoded by the coding sequence ATGTCGCATCGTGAAATAGTTCAGACGCTGATTGAGTGGATTGATGACCATATCGATCAACCGCTTAACATCGATATCGTGGCCAGAAAGTCCGGCTACTCCAAGTGGTATCTACAGCGAATGTTTCGCGCGGTCATGCATCAAACGCTGGGGGACTATATTCGTCAGCGGCGTTTACGGCTGGCGGCTGAAGCGTTGCGCACGACTCAGCGGCCCATTTTTGATATCGCGATGGACCTGGGCTATGTATCGCAGCAGACCTTCTCCCGGGTATTTCGTCGCGAGTTCGATCGGACTCCGACAGATTACCGTCATCAGATATCAGCGTAA
- the soxR gene encoding redox-sensitive transcriptional activator SoxR, with amino-acid sequence MEKRSPRIKALLTPGEVARRSGVAVSALHFYENKGLIKSVRNSGNQRRYSRDVLRYVAIIKIAQRIGIPLATIGESFGVLPEGHNLSAREWAHLSSQWRDELDRRIHTLEALRDQLDGCIGCGCLSRRDCPLRNPGDKLGEEGTGARLLEED; translated from the coding sequence ATGGAAAAGAGATCTCCCCGTATCAAAGCGCTGCTCACGCCCGGCGAAGTCGCCAGACGGAGCGGTGTGGCCGTATCGGCTCTGCACTTTTACGAGAACAAAGGGTTGATTAAGAGCGTACGCAACAGCGGCAATCAGCGGCGTTACTCGCGCGATGTGCTGCGTTATGTCGCGATTATTAAGATTGCCCAGCGCATCGGTATTCCACTGGCCACCATTGGCGAGTCTTTTGGCGTACTGCCTGAAGGCCATAATCTGAGTGCCAGAGAGTGGGCACATCTCTCTTCGCAGTGGCGTGACGAGCTGGATCGGCGCATTCATACGCTGGAAGCACTACGCGATCAGCTTGATGGCTGCATCGGCTGCGGCTGCCTTTCCCGCCGGGATTGCCCGTTGCGCAACCCTGGCGACAAGCTGGGAGAAGAGGGGACAGGTGCGCGCCTGCTGGAAGAAGATTAA
- a CDS encoding NCS2 family permease, with the protein MSTPSARTGGSLDAWFKISARGSSVRQEIVAGLTTFLAMVYSVIVVPGMLGKAGFPPAAVFVATCLVAGVGSIVMGLWANLPLAIGCAISLTAFTAFSLVLGQQISIPVALGAVFLMGILFTIISATGIRSWILRNLPQGIAHGTGIGIGLFLLLIAANGVGLVIKNPIDGLPVALGNFDSFPVIMSLIGLAMIIGLEKLKVPGGILLTIIGISVVGLLFDPSVHFSGVFAMPSLSDANGDSLIGSLDIMGALNPVVLPSVLALVMTAVFDATGTIRAVAGQANLLDKDGQIINGGKALTTDSLSSVFSGLVGAAPAAVYIESAAGTAAGGKTGLTAIVVGVLFLLILFLSPLSYLVPAYATAPALMYVGLLMLSNVARINFDDFVDAMCGLITAVFIVLTCNIVTGIMIGFAALVVGRVVSGEWRKLNAGTVIIAAALVAFYAGGWAI; encoded by the coding sequence ATGTCTACGCCTTCAGCGCGTACCGGCGGTTCACTTGACGCCTGGTTTAAAATTTCGGCTCGCGGAAGCTCTGTTCGTCAGGAGATCGTTGCGGGCCTAACGACTTTCCTGGCGATGGTGTATTCCGTCATTGTTGTACCAGGTATGCTCGGTAAAGCAGGTTTTCCGCCTGCCGCCGTTTTTGTAGCGACCTGCCTGGTCGCCGGCGTAGGTTCTATCGTCATGGGCCTGTGGGCAAATCTGCCGCTGGCGATTGGCTGTGCGATCTCGCTGACCGCGTTCACCGCGTTCAGTCTGGTGTTAGGCCAACAAATCAGTATTCCGGTTGCGCTGGGCGCAGTATTCCTGATGGGGATACTGTTTACGATTATTTCTGCGACCGGTATTCGTAGCTGGATCCTGCGCAATCTGCCGCAGGGCATCGCGCACGGTACCGGGATCGGGATCGGCCTGTTTCTCCTGCTTATTGCGGCCAACGGCGTAGGTCTGGTCATTAAAAACCCGATCGACGGCCTGCCGGTTGCGCTGGGTAACTTCGACAGTTTTCCGGTCATCATGTCGCTGATTGGCCTGGCGATGATCATTGGTCTCGAAAAGCTGAAAGTGCCGGGCGGTATTCTGCTGACTATCATCGGTATTTCCGTAGTTGGCCTGCTGTTTGATCCGAGCGTTCATTTCTCGGGTGTGTTTGCGATGCCGTCGTTGAGCGATGCCAATGGCGATTCGCTGATCGGCAGTCTGGATATTATGGGCGCGCTGAATCCGGTGGTACTGCCAAGCGTGCTGGCGCTGGTGATGACCGCGGTCTTTGATGCGACCGGTACTATTCGCGCAGTAGCCGGACAGGCAAACCTGCTGGATAAAGACGGTCAGATCATTAACGGCGGCAAAGCGCTGACCACCGATTCCCTGAGCAGCGTCTTTTCCGGGCTGGTCGGTGCGGCGCCGGCTGCGGTATATATCGAGTCTGCGGCCGGTACGGCTGCGGGCGGTAAAACCGGTCTGACAGCCATTGTGGTCGGCGTACTGTTCCTGCTGATCCTGTTTCTCTCGCCGCTCTCTTACCTGGTTCCTGCCTACGCGACCGCACCTGCGCTGATGTATGTCGGCCTGCTGATGTTAAGCAACGTCGCGCGCATCAACTTTGACGATTTTGTTGATGCCATGTGCGGTTTAATCACGGCAGTCTTTATCGTTCTGACCTGTAATATCGTGACCGGTATTATGATTGGCTTCGCAGCGCTGGTTGTGGGCCGTGTTGTGTCAGGCGAGTGGCGTAAGCTAAACGCAGGCACAGTCATTATTGCGGCGGCGCTGGTTGCTTTTTATGCAGGTGGCTGGGCAATTTAA
- the ssb1 gene encoding single-stranded DNA-binding protein SSB1, translating into MASRGVNKVILVGNLGQDPEVRYMPSGGAVANFTLATSESWRDKQTGETKEQTEWHRVVMFGKLAEVAGEYLRKGSQVYIEGQLRTRKWTDQGGQERYTTEINVPQIGGVMQMLGGRPQGGGAPAGGGQQGGWGQPQQPQQQSQGGGSQFSGGGQARPQQQQSAPAQSNEPPMDFDDDIPF; encoded by the coding sequence ATGGCCAGCAGAGGCGTAAATAAGGTGATTCTCGTCGGTAATCTGGGGCAGGACCCGGAAGTACGCTACATGCCGAGTGGTGGTGCAGTTGCTAACTTCACGCTGGCTACTTCCGAATCCTGGCGTGATAAGCAGACCGGTGAGACAAAAGAGCAGACTGAATGGCACCGTGTGGTGATGTTTGGCAAACTGGCAGAAGTAGCCGGCGAGTATCTGCGTAAAGGTTCCCAGGTCTACATCGAAGGTCAGTTGCGGACGCGTAAATGGACCGATCAGGGTGGTCAGGAACGCTATACCACTGAGATCAACGTCCCGCAAATCGGCGGCGTGATGCAAATGCTGGGCGGACGTCCTCAGGGCGGCGGCGCGCCGGCAGGCGGCGGCCAGCAGGGCGGTTGGGGTCAACCTCAGCAGCCACAGCAGCAGTCTCAGGGCGGTGGCAGCCAGTTTAGCGGCGGTGGGCAGGCTCGTCCTCAGCAGCAGCAGTCAGCCCCGGCACAGTCTAACGAACCGCCGATGGACTTTGACGACGATATTCCGTTCTAG
- a CDS encoding EAL domain-containing protein gives MNHSVQRKVLRVLGIIMVVLLPVMLALWFAHLRAISETRDQLRSFAQLALSKTEKVIYQADLARDAAEQFQGEVCSPHHRQQMLNIVHGRLYVDDLIYAKGNHFLCSTSIRPGLPYLMPKENYWRKPDIFIYYYRDTPFYPGYKMNYMQRGNYIAVINPLSYSEVISEDQSLAYGVYDTVTNEFFSVSEQADPGILKKLLLNKDYTFQHDGRFYTIARSAKRPIAIIVSTLSSRFHDNFYHQVSLTLPLGIICSILILLVWGRTHREFNSPRRLLQRALQKRQLRLHYQPIIDIKNNQCVGAEALLRWPGFEGQVMSPAEFIPLAEKEGLIERITDYVVDEVFSDLGEFLAAHPQLYISINLSASDFHSSRLIALISDKALKYSVLAQQIKIEVTERGFIDVPKTTPVIQAFRQAGYEVAIDDFGTGYSNLHNLYSLNVDILKIDKSFIDTLSTNNLIAEHIVEMAQSLRLKTIAEGVETAEQASWLLKRGVQYCQGWYFAKAMPSHEFILWLQQPITPSKARKHYADI, from the coding sequence ATGAACCATAGCGTGCAACGCAAGGTGCTGAGAGTCCTCGGGATAATCATGGTAGTTTTACTGCCGGTGATGCTTGCGCTATGGTTTGCCCACTTAAGGGCCATTTCTGAAACCCGCGATCAGCTCCGTTCATTTGCGCAACTGGCGCTCAGTAAAACTGAGAAAGTCATTTATCAGGCCGATTTGGCGCGCGATGCTGCAGAGCAATTTCAGGGTGAGGTATGCAGTCCACACCATCGGCAGCAAATGTTGAATATTGTTCATGGCCGACTGTATGTTGATGATTTGATCTACGCCAAAGGGAATCATTTTTTATGCTCAACTTCTATTCGTCCTGGGTTGCCCTATCTGATGCCCAAAGAGAATTACTGGCGCAAACCTGATATTTTTATTTACTACTATCGCGACACACCCTTTTATCCTGGCTATAAAATGAACTATATGCAGCGAGGGAATTATATCGCTGTCATTAATCCTCTTTCTTACAGTGAAGTTATCTCAGAAGATCAGTCGCTCGCTTATGGTGTATACGATACCGTTACTAATGAATTTTTCTCAGTTAGCGAGCAGGCCGATCCTGGGATATTAAAAAAGCTTCTGCTTAATAAAGATTATACATTTCAACATGACGGTCGATTTTATACTATTGCCCGTTCTGCGAAACGGCCTATCGCGATTATTGTCTCTACGCTGTCATCGCGTTTTCATGACAATTTTTATCATCAGGTCTCTTTGACCCTGCCGCTGGGCATAATATGCAGTATCCTGATCCTGCTGGTCTGGGGACGAACGCATCGGGAGTTTAACTCCCCGCGCCGCCTGCTACAGCGTGCACTGCAAAAACGTCAGCTACGCCTGCATTACCAGCCAATTATCGATATTAAAAATAATCAGTGCGTCGGCGCTGAAGCGCTACTGCGCTGGCCTGGGTTTGAAGGTCAGGTGATGAGCCCGGCCGAATTTATTCCGCTGGCAGAAAAAGAGGGGCTGATTGAGCGGATCACGGATTACGTCGTTGACGAGGTATTTAGCGATTTGGGCGAGTTTCTTGCCGCGCACCCCCAGCTCTATATTTCAATTAATTTATCGGCTTCTGATTTCCACTCTTCGCGACTCATTGCCTTAATCTCTGATAAAGCACTGAAATATTCGGTGCTGGCCCAGCAGATCAAAATTGAAGTGACCGAACGTGGGTTTATTGATGTCCCTAAGACGACGCCGGTTATTCAGGCATTTCGTCAGGCCGGATATGAAGTCGCGATTGATGATTTTGGCACCGGATATTCAAACCTGCATAATCTCTACTCATTAAATGTCGATATATTGAAAATTGATAAATCATTTATTGATACCCTAAGCACCAACAACCTGATTGCTGAACATATTGTTGAGATGGCGCAGAGCCTGCGCCTGAAAACTATCGCAGAAGGGGTGGAGACGGCTGAGCAGGCCTCCTGGCTATTGAAGCGCGGCGTCCAGTATTGCCAGGGGTGGTACTTTGCTAAAGCGATGCCGTCGCATGAGTTTATTCTGTGGCTTCAACAGCCGATAACCCCGTCAAAGGCGCGTAAACATTACGCTGATATCTGA